From the Salarias fasciatus chromosome 16, fSalaFa1.1, whole genome shotgun sequence genome, one window contains:
- the LOC115403348 gene encoding trace amine-associated receptor 13c-like, translating into MTTTFEEAELCFPQLNSSCRKIMRPHSVSMLIYITLSSISVITVVLNLLVIISISHFKKLHTPTNLLLLSLALSDFFVGLLMVFQIILIDGCWFLGDLMCAVYFVLDYAVTAVSIGTMVLISIDRYVAICYPLLYPIKITQYRVKICVSVFWMVCFFCNGLYLKVNVEQPGRYSTCIGECVAVIESFLGLLDVLLSLFVSVTIIVILHMRIFAVVVSQARAMRSNIRDAKRQGSVRITVKKSEVKAARALGVVVVVFLICVCPYFCVTLSGDDAVVSASSAAFVMCLFYINSCLNPLIYAFFYPWFRNCIRVIVTLQILKPGSCDANILCRSKK; encoded by the exons ATGACAACAACCTTCGAGGAAGCTGAACTCTGCTTTCCGCAACTCAACTCGTCCTGCAGGAAGATCATGCGTCCTCACTCAGTGTCCATGCTCATCTACATcaccctgtcctccatctctgtgATCACTGTGGTTCTGAACCTGCTGGTCATCATTTCCATCTCCCACTTCAA GAAGCTGCACACTCCCaccaacctcctcctcctctctctggctctctctgatTTCTTTGTGGGACTCCTCATGGTGTTTCAGATCATCCTCATTGACGGCTGCTGGTTCCTGGGTGATCTCATGTGTGCTGTGTATTTTGTTTTGGACTACGCTGTAACTGCAGTCTCAATTGGAACAATGGTTCTCATATCAATCGACCGCTATGTGGCCATTTGTTATCCTCTACTGTATCCCATCAAAATTACTCAGTACAGGGTCAAgatctgtgtttcagtgttttggatggtttgttttttctgtaatgGGCTGTATCTAAAAGTTAATGTTGAACAGCCAGGCAGGTATAGTACTTGTATTGgggagtgtgtggctgttatTGAAAGTTTTCTTGGGTTACTAGATGTTTTACTATCCCTTTTTGTCTCTGTTACAATTATTGTGATACTGCATATGAGAATATTTGCTGTGGTTGTGTCTCAGGCCCGTGCTATGAGGTCTAATATTAGAGACGCCAAACGTCAAGGTTCAGTCAGAATAACTGTGAAGAAATCTGAGGTGAAGGCAGCCAGGGCTCTgggagttgttgttgttgtgtttctgatATGTGTCTGCCCTTATTTCTGTGTTACACTTTCAGGTGACGATGCTGTGGTCAGTGCTTCATCTGCTGCCTTCGTAATGTGTTTGTTCTACATTAATTCTTGTTTAAATCCTCTGATTTATGCCTTTTTCTACCCCTGGTTCAGAAACTGCATCAGAGTCATTGTTACTCTCCAGATCCTGAAGCCTGGATCATGTGACGCCAACATACTGTGTAGATCAAAGAAATGA